The Trichosurus vulpecula isolate mTriVul1 chromosome 3, mTriVul1.pri, whole genome shotgun sequence genome includes a window with the following:
- the FAM53C gene encoding protein FAM53C isoform X2: MITLITEQLQKQSLEELKCTCFRISLPLPDHPDVSTCGDPFQLVSEGASWRGLPPCPCAGLKDSLSLSYHHSSLSLHFKPPSRGGSPQEKPLCQGLSPESTGSEKVPVPPAPPSKRHCRSLSVPVDLSRWQPVWRPVPSKLWTPIKRQGSNGGVGGPLVPHQSPPKRVSSLRFLQAPSASLQCVKANRSCSPPFFSLALTHHDSPRPCAASPPSGSWESDHEPLSPFPPQRRFSLSPILIPQAGRFLPSARSSPSSSPELTWRPHGLPRSRSQPCDLDARKGGVKRRHDDDPRRLRPSLDFDKMNQIQPRKATASPHRGSWPVALRPSLPPAAPLAATPRF, from the exons ATGATAACTTTGATAACTGAGCAACTACAGAAGCAGAGTTTGGAAGAATTGAAATGCACGTGCTTCAGGATCAGTCTG CCTTTGCCTGATCATCCTGATGTCTCTACCTGTGGGGACCCTTTCCAGCTTGTTTCCG AAGGTGCTTCCTGGAGGGGCCTGCCCCCGTGTCCCTGTGCCGGGCTCAAGGACAGCCTTAGTCTCAGCTATCACCACTCTAGTCTGAGTTTGCACTTCAAACCTCCAAGCCGGGGAGGCTCCCCACAGGAGAAACCCCTCTGCCAGGGCCTTTCCCCAGAGTCTACAGGCTCAGAGAAAGTTCCTGTCCCTCCTGCCCCTCCATCCAAGAGGCATTGTCGCTCTCTCTCAGTACCTGTGGACCTGTCTCGATGGCAGCCTGTGTGGCGGCCTGTTCCTTCCAAGTTGTGGACTCCTATCAAGCGTCAAGGCAGTAATGGAGGAGTGGGTGGGCCACTGGTACCGCATCAGAGCCCCCCCAAACGGGTCTCCAGCCTCAGGTTCCTCCAAGCCCCGAGTGCCTCTCTTCAGTGTGTCAAGGCCAACAGATCCTGCAGTCCACCTTTCTTCAGTTTGGCCCTGACCCATCATGATTCCCCAAGACCCTGTGCTGCATCCCCTCCCAGTGGATCATGGGAGAGTGATCATGAGcccctatcccctttccctccgCAGCGCCGCTTCTCCTTGTCCCCCATCCTCATCCCACAGGCAGGCCGGTTCCTGCCCTCTGCCCGGagttccccctcctcctccccagagcTGACCTGGCGACCCCATGGTCTTCCCCGAAGCCGATCGCAGCCTTGTGACCTGGATGCACGAAAGGGTGGGGTCAAACGGCGCCATGATGATGACCCCAGGCGTCTTCGACCCTCACTGGACTTCGATAAGATGAATCAG ATACAGCCCAGGAAGGCAACAGCATCTCCCCACCGTGGTTCATGGCCTGTAGCCCTGCGCCCCTCTCTGCCTCCTGCAGCCCCCTTGGCGGCTACTCCCAGGTTCTGA
- the FAM53C gene encoding protein FAM53C isoform X1 gives MITLITEQLQKQSLEELKCTCFRISLPLPDHPDVSTCGDPFQLVSEGASWRGLPPCPCAGLKDSLSLSYHHSSLSLHFKPPSRGGSPQEKPLCQGLSPESTGSEKVPVPPAPPSKRHCRSLSVPVDLSRWQPVWRPVPSKLWTPIKRQGSNGGVGGPLVPHQSPPKRVSSLRFLQAPSASLQCVKANRSCSPPFFSLALTHHDSPRPCAASPPSGSWESDHEPLSPFPPQRRFSLSPILIPQAGRFLPSARSSPSSSPELTWRPHGLPRSRSQPCDLDARKGGVKRRHDDDPRRLRPSLDFDKMNQKPYSGGLCLIDTAQEGNSISPPWFMACSPAPLSASCSPLGGYSQVLSESEEEEEGTRRWGRSIFTKRTLCQQDFGDLDLNLIEEN, from the exons ATGATAACTTTGATAACTGAGCAACTACAGAAGCAGAGTTTGGAAGAATTGAAATGCACGTGCTTCAGGATCAGTCTG CCTTTGCCTGATCATCCTGATGTCTCTACCTGTGGGGACCCTTTCCAGCTTGTTTCCG AAGGTGCTTCCTGGAGGGGCCTGCCCCCGTGTCCCTGTGCCGGGCTCAAGGACAGCCTTAGTCTCAGCTATCACCACTCTAGTCTGAGTTTGCACTTCAAACCTCCAAGCCGGGGAGGCTCCCCACAGGAGAAACCCCTCTGCCAGGGCCTTTCCCCAGAGTCTACAGGCTCAGAGAAAGTTCCTGTCCCTCCTGCCCCTCCATCCAAGAGGCATTGTCGCTCTCTCTCAGTACCTGTGGACCTGTCTCGATGGCAGCCTGTGTGGCGGCCTGTTCCTTCCAAGTTGTGGACTCCTATCAAGCGTCAAGGCAGTAATGGAGGAGTGGGTGGGCCACTGGTACCGCATCAGAGCCCCCCCAAACGGGTCTCCAGCCTCAGGTTCCTCCAAGCCCCGAGTGCCTCTCTTCAGTGTGTCAAGGCCAACAGATCCTGCAGTCCACCTTTCTTCAGTTTGGCCCTGACCCATCATGATTCCCCAAGACCCTGTGCTGCATCCCCTCCCAGTGGATCATGGGAGAGTGATCATGAGcccctatcccctttccctccgCAGCGCCGCTTCTCCTTGTCCCCCATCCTCATCCCACAGGCAGGCCGGTTCCTGCCCTCTGCCCGGagttccccctcctcctccccagagcTGACCTGGCGACCCCATGGTCTTCCCCGAAGCCGATCGCAGCCTTGTGACCTGGATGCACGAAAGGGTGGGGTCAAACGGCGCCATGATGATGACCCCAGGCGTCTTCGACCCTCACTGGACTTCGATAAGATGAATCAG AAACCGTATTCAGGAGGTCTCTGTCTCATAGATACAGCCCAGGAAGGCAACAGCATCTCCCCACCGTGGTTCATGGCCTGTAGCCCTGCGCCCCTCTCTGCCTCCTGCAGCCCCCTTGGCGGCTACTCCCAGGTTCTGAgtgaaagtgaagaggaagaagaggggaccAGGAGGTGGGGCCGATCCATTTTTACCAAGCGGACACTCTGCCAGCAGGACTTTGGGGACCTGGACTTGAATCTGATTGAGGAAAACTAG